A region of candidate division TA06 bacterium DNA encodes the following proteins:
- a CDS encoding flavin reductase family protein, whose amino-acid sequence MEKLKGEQIGEFYRHSPMAVAVITVHSRGKDNGMAAAWVSPVSFNPPLYGISIASKRHSHSMVIDAGEFAVNFLPLEKAEVFAQFGGCSGRDVDKFQKFGVKVHKGDIVSAPILDEAYAAYECKLYGKQAFGDHEWIVGEIVCVHRKAGVISEEGVLNLSSLKPSLYLGKETYATVAEKDLRFLDRKKLAQT is encoded by the coding sequence ATGGAGAAATTGAAGGGCGAGCAGATAGGCGAGTTCTACAGGCACAGCCCTATGGCTGTGGCAGTGATAACCGTTCACTCCCGTGGCAAAGACAACGGAATGGCAGCAGCGTGGGTGAGTCCGGTGTCATTCAACCCTCCTCTGTACGGAATTTCCATAGCTTCCAAAAGGCATAGTCACTCAATGGTCATTGATGCCGGCGAGTTCGCGGTGAATTTCCTGCCATTGGAGAAAGCAGAGGTCTTCGCCCAATTCGGAGGGTGTTCTGGTAGGGATGTGGATAAGTTCCAGAAGTTTGGTGTGAAAGTACACAAGGGCGACATAGTGTCTGCACCAATACTTGATGAGGCATACGCTGCATATGAATGCAAATTGTACGGCAAGCAGGCATTTGGCGATCACGAGTGGATTGTGGGAGAGATAGTGTGCGTGCACAGAAAGGCCGGAGTGATTTCTGAAGAAGGTGTTCTCAACCTGAGCTCTCTTAAGCCCAGCCTCTATCTGGGCAAAGAGACATATGCCACTGTAGCCGAAAAGGACTTGAGGTTCCTGGACAGAAAGAAACTTGCTCAAACGTAA